From the genome of Solanum dulcamara chromosome 12, daSolDulc1.2, whole genome shotgun sequence:
gaGAATCAAACTAAATTTGTACACATTTTTCACATTTATATTCACATAAAAATACCATTTTCATGCCAATACATAAGTTtgtactaaaaaaaataaaatatatcaaattcaTAATAATTTCATACTAACTTCGATAACAGGGAattaatacaaaaattaaaCCAAAAGCAACAGTAATTCCAAGTTTCCACCTTCCAATGGGCAGTAATGAAGTTAAAAATAGGACAAATGCCAAGAACATTAAAGCACTTTGATTGATTACTGCAATCAAAACCCCACATCAACCAGATGAAAAATTCGATCTTGAGGCTTATGACGCCTTAGTAAATTTACAAATCGGAAATGGCGTCGAGGTGTGATTGTTGGTGGCAGTACATGTGAAGGTCAATTGATGACCTGGAATGAATACATCATGCTCATTGGTCACACAATCAATTATTTTGGTAGATCAATCAAAATCATTGAAAACACAGGAAGCAATTCCACGAGTGAAGCAATCCATGCGACAGAACAATGATTTGCTGTAGGATTTGAATTAGAAAGTGTTTTGAATTATGTTGAAGAGAGAAGGTGAagtagaaagagaaaaaaaaaccaaaagcACACGAAAAGGGTGAAAAATTTATGTGTGGGTTATCACCCAAGATTATAGTGATTTGATTTGATCTCATTAATGCGATGTCAGATTATATTCATCTCTCTCCACATAATTATCTCTTATTAATTGtgatctaaataaaataaattacaaaggatttaagttaaattaattttaaataaatagagaTATGTTAAGATCTGagaattaaaatatatcattaaACGCTAgcttaatataaatattattctttGAAAGTGATCATTCGTTTGTGTGTTGAGCAATAAGAAGTTAGTTAGAGGGGCTGTTACTGTTAGCTCTTAGTTTGTTAGGAAAATTGTTACAAAGTTAGTTATAGATTACTCTAGTTAAGTTAAATTAACTAGTATAGATGGTTAAGTCATTGGATACTTAGAACACACTCTATATAGTGTGATCAGCTGTAAATGTAAGTGTTGAACCattatgattttaatataaTTCTGAGCTGctgcttctccttctccttcttcttctacaATGGCTATCACCATTATTGTTGCTTAACATTGTGTACCAGTAAAATAGATGATAAATGTATCTCTTAAACTAGCTTCTAACTCACTTGtacttaaaataataattaagtttgAATGATTGAGAATATTGCTTCACCTAATTAAAGTACAGATTTGAATGTCACAACCACCATTAAAGTGAAAATTGAAGCAAACATATTCTTTTGAAGTGTAGTCATATAGTTACATTATCGAAAGATATTGTCAGTGAGGATCCAAATAAAGATGTGCAGGGCCAATATTGTTCAAAAGTCCCGATGAAAATCTTATTTGTGTGTGAAAAATATGTGTTTATAAAATTAGACGTACATTTCAAAAACACACTGCTAAACTCAAAACATGGTGTGCAAATTTTTGATTGCTATTAAAATGTAGAAGTAATTTTATgaatattcaaaattaaatgattaaagaaataaaatggCGGGTCAAGGAACTGGGCTGGGTCCATTCAAGCTGGGCTGGATTCAAATAATTATTGTCGTTTTACTCGTAGAATTTTGAATCTCATAACAATGATTATTTTCAATTACAAAGCCGAAAAGTGATTATTGAGCGCTATTTCTACAAGTATTTGACGCTATTGCAATTTGCAAATAATTTGTCTTTCTCCTGTTAACTCTGAAATTTCACAACAAAAAATAACAGCAACAACATactcaaatataatttcataagtGGAGTTTGGGGAAAATAAAGTGTACACAAGTTTTACCTTTGCCTTGTTGAGATAGAGAGATTTTTTTCGAAAGAAACTCGGCTCAAGTGCAACAAATCAAAGTATTTACAAAAAGAATAAGACTAAACAAGCCCAATAATGTTGAGATAGAGAAATTGTATTTTCGAAAGATACTGACTCAAGTGCAATAAATCAaagtatttataaaaaaattatgacagAACAAGTCAAATATCTCACACTTCCCCACTTTTACATGTCATAACGAGTTTATTATCAGTCAAACATTAAGACAATTGAGTGAACAAGAGATCACTAATGTATTAGTTGCATGAGTTGAATCTCAATGGTTTATGTCACATTTATACTGAGACTCTGTTtaatttgagtttgttttatgcAGTTAAAACTCATTAAGAGGAAAGTGCTCTCTAACAAGATTTTTTTATATCTAAAAAGTGAATACAAACCTttattaaaattagaaaaattttaTCCGTCTCACCACAATTCTTGTTGGCCGAATAAACCCAGCATACCTTAGTCCAATTAGATAGTTTTGGTAgtgaaaaagtcacaactcaAATCGTGATAAATAATCTTCCTAACTCATATAAACTTTgtgaagagaaaaagaaaaggtttGGCATTCTTTAGACCCAAGCAAACTGGTGACAGGTTGGCCACAGCGGtattcataataataataataataataataaaaaaataacagtTTGGTGCACTAAAATTCTCATTATGTATGTGGTATGGGAAAGAGCCGGATCATTACACCTTATTCGGATGGTTGCTAtccattgtattgtattgtattgtagtgttagtttaaatacaatatttattttaattgttatttaaattttattgtatcgtATTGTTTAAATTCATCGTTAGGTAACGATGAAAAGACTTGTGTAACTACTGATTTGGTGTGATCGCGTcgttattttcttcttattttctctttatttattatttaataattttattttatcatttacccTACCTTTTCATAGTAGTTTTACCCCATACCCTACTTTCTTGTAGGTTTATCGTTCAGATCATGAGTGTGTGATATTATGTAATGACGGAGAACGATACAATCTATCCGAATATTATACTCCTTAAACAACACGGTAGGGTACAATACTTATACAATACAATATGATACGATATATTATAAAACTATACGTCATaatcatccaaacaaagtgtaaAGGTCTATTATATGCAATCTTAATCTGCCATattcatgatatgattaattTAACGTTCCTTTATGTAATTCTATAAATAAAGCTATTGAGAATCACATATTATACAtgtaaaagaataagaaaacgCTCTTCTAGATCTCTTATCTCTCTACTTGTTTTGTTCcatattttaactttttttcattttataataTGACaagaatatttatttattttgttatttatgtatAAGAAGGGAAGTCTCGGCGTAATTATATGCCGTGAGTGTCAAACTTataaagttataatgatgagaAGTAGTTGAGGGTCAATTATATATATGGAGAAGTGCAGCGagagtaatattttcttatgaataTCCAAAATCATTCTATTATTTTAATACCGCACCTAACATTTTTTTGACGTTCTCTATTATAATTTGAATCCTAATTTACAAAGTTCGCACTGAAGAAATTATTAATCATATTTGAATTGGATTCATCTTGTTGAGTTCAATTTAGATTtatcaatttggatatttcaaattttaatttaacttCAAGCTAATAcgtttagtttttctttttcttttttaaaaaatgaacgtctgaaaataatgaaaatcaatgtaaataaaataataataaaaatctaGCAACAAAAGCATTAAGACACTTATGAAGTATCatgtgaaaaaatatatataaaaagaagaactagttattattattattgactaGCGACGATCTTTATAAAATTACGTGTAATTAAAAGTTTATAATCACAAATATCTATTTATAAAAGGAATGCGATTTATTAATACGGCGTCTTAGAATATTTCGATATCTTATAATTTTCACAacttataaaattttatgtttataaaaaaatataacttaaaaaatcTAAATTGCATATCAAAACAAAACTTATATTTAATAGGCTTTCGATCTGTTGTAGTATTAATAATCCCATCAACTAAATTAACATAATTATTTAATACTATCAGACCCAACGGCTAGTTTTAATGGAATATAGGAAACACAATTAACACCGTCCGATCTGTCTCTCATCTAACGTCTactatttcaaaaagaaaaataagaccGTTAGAATAGAAGTGCCGATTCTACAGCTTCAAAAAGGGGTCTTCTTCTTCAGTGTAACAAAATCCACAGTTTCTCAGAGGCTTTCAGAGAGAGGTAAGGGGGAAATTGGGAAATTTCAGCGACATCTGAGTCGATAATCGGTTCATTCTTTTAGTGGGGATTCAGAGTTTTGAGAAATGGCTGCAAGAAATGTTCTTCAACAGCAGAACAGAGGTTAGAAACTGGGTTTTTTTTTTGCCTCATTTCTTTAATCATCTTTTGATTCTTGTTTTTGGGTTTACTTGTTAAACTGTAATTAGCATGTTTATTTATACCAAATCCCATTTTTTGTAAAGGGGGTTTATAAATTTGATCTGAGATTCCTCGTGTTCTTTGAGTGATTCTTTGATTATTAATACTGAACATGAAAAAGACAGTTTTTTTTGGTTGCTTTGATGAATTTTTGAGTGTGGGTTATTATCTTTTATGTCTGTTCTTGATGGTCTATCGGAAACACTAGGGGTAAGACTCATACATACCACCCTTTTTGGAACCCACTTGTGGGGTTTCAGTGGGTATGTTGTTGATGTTCGTTTTTGAGGAGTCTTTGGTTATTGCCTTTTATGTCTGTTCTTGAGGGTCTATCGAAAAGAGTCTTTTGGTTATTACCTTTTTATGTCTGTTCTCGAGGGTCTATCGAAAAGAGTCTGATAAGGGTAAGATGGCATATTCATCGCCCTTTTTGGAACCCACTTGTGTGGTTTCaatgaatatgttgttgttgatgtctGTTCTTGAGGGGATAAGGGTATGTcgaaaacaatctctctacctcATAAAGGTAGGGGTAATACTGCATACACAACACCCTTTCTAGATCCCTCTtctgggatttcattgggtatgcTGTTGTTGATGTCTGTTCTTGAGGGTTACTTTGATTACTAATCCTGATCATGAAAAAGAAATTTGCTCCAATGTTTATACATATAGAGTAAATCTGATGTGAGTTTGGCATGTAATTTATTTGAAAGATTGCACCTTTCTCAATCGACATTATGAAAAAGGTATTAATATTTCATAGTCCTTTTGGCTATGAAACTACTAGAACCAACCACCCCATTTACCACTAAACTATACCCACTTCTAGTCTATATACAAATGCAACTTTTTTTGTAAATGGTTTGTTTGTATAGTTTCTATGTATTGATGAAGATTAAACAAAAGACTTTGTAACATTTGATCAGGTGAGGCAGTCTCTGGAGCCTTAAAGCAGAAGAATATGGCAGGAGCACAAGGGAGAAACCGCAAGGCTCTTGGTGATATTGGAAATATGGTAACCGTGCGTGGTGGCGTCGAGGAGGGAAAGCCACTTCCTCAAGTATCTCGCCCCATAACGAGGAGCTTCTGTGCACAATTGCTGGCTAATGCACAAGCAGCAGCTGATAACCAGAAGGTTAATGACTTAAAAAGTCTTAATTTTTCTTAGTATTTTTCAAACTTATTGAAGTTATACTAACAAAAGGGGTTGttggtttttaatttctttgcaGAAATCAATGGCTGTTAATGGCGATGGACCGATTGTTGCTAATGGAGCTTTACCAGTTAAAGCTGCTGCAGCAGCAAGAAAACCAGCTCAGAAGAAAGCAGCCACTGTTAAACCAAGGCCTGAGGTGATTGAAATTAGTCCTGATACTGTTGAACATGTGAAGGAAAACAAGCAAAAGAAGAAGGTTGCTAATGACTCTTCAATGAAGAAAGCAGCAACTCTTACTTCAACTCTCACTGCTAGGAGTAAGGTGAGCATTATAATCCTCTATCACTCATATAATGTCATGCTTCGTTTATCAGTATCCTTACACATATATCCAGTTGAATTCTCACCATATATGAACTGTGGGAGTCTGATTTTTCTTCTGTTTGTTAAGGCTGCCTGTGGTCTGAGTCATAAACCAAAGGTCCAGATTGTGGACATTGATGCTACAGATGTGAATAATGAGTTGGCAGTGCTGGAATATGTTGAGGATATTTACAGCTTTTATAAGATAGCTGAGGTAGGATATCTTTTATACATTTTGCTTTTTGTTGTTCACAAATCTTGAAAATGTATAAACTATGGTTACAATTTAACATTTTTTATGTTACATAGAATGAGAGCAGAATTCATGACTACATGGATTCACAGCCTGAGATAAGTGATAAGATGAGAGCTATTCtgattgattggttgattgaagTACATCATAAATTTGAGCTAAATCAAGAAACTCTTTACCTCACCATCAATATCGTTGATCGTTACCTTGCTGTGACGACTACATCAAGGAGGGAATTGCAGTTAGTAGGCGTAAGTGCTATGCTCATTGCTTCCaaatatgaagaaatttggGCACCTGAGGTACACTAATAAGTCCAATTATGCAAGTTACTTCCCCTTTTTTTAAAGTAGCCAACTAACAAACCAATTTGATGATACTGTACTTTTTCAGGTGAATGATTTTGTATGCATCTCGGACAGAGCTTACAGTCATGAGCAGGTTTTGGGAATGGAAAAAAGGATTCTTGGACAATTGGAGTGGTACTTAACGGTACCAACGCCTTATGTGTTCCTCGTTCGATTCATCAAAGCTGCTGTTTCTGATGCACAAGAGAATGTCGCTGTCTTGAATTCTTGCAATGTAACCTCAATGGAAAACATGGTTTATTTCCTGGCTGAATTGGGATTGATGAATTATGCTACAAATATCTACTGCTCGTCGATGATGGCTGCCTCAGCAGTCTATGTTGCTCGACACGTGCTGAGTTGCAGTCCTTTTTGGAATGAGACACTGAAACTGCACACTGGTTTCTCAGAGTCTCAGCTACTAGGTTGTGCCAAGTTGTTGGTGAGTTATCATATGGAGGCATCAGAACACAAGTTAAGGGTGATTTACAAGAAGTATTCGAGTTCTCATAGAGGTGCTGTTGCACTGAATCCTCCAGCCATTTCCCTGTTGGCTCGCTCTTCATGAATAAaaaggaggggggggggggggggggttagttctaaaaaaattttatttccttgaaaaCAATGCATTTAGATAGTTGTGTCTGCTGTCCAAAAGGAATAATTTCAGTTCCTTGGTGATATTATTTTGAGCAATTGGAagcaatttatttgatcaacaatGTGAAAGTTATATCAAATTCTCTCCACCATAAAACTTGTGTTGGGTGGACATAGCCTTAAAAATGTTTGCAAGTTCGAGATTACTTTCGTTCATGCAATTTTATGTGTATTTTGTCTCCTTTAACAGATTCACTGGTGCATCTGAAGGTCGATGCGGATAGGACCAAACTATCTCAAACAACCTTTTTACTTGTGAACCTCTTTCAAAATATGTTGTGGGTCATTCCCCCAAAGATACAAGGTAAGAGGGCCGGTTATATGACTGAATCATGCTACAATGAAAGATCTTTATTCGAAACtcttatatattcaaaattCCTTGATTTTCTAGAACAGATACAATCCATTTCCCGATGAACTATAACATCTTTTCCTTCAAAAATAGAGGTTATTTGGGAGTAAACTTCACTTAAACCACACCCTTGAACCAATAACACAAATACCTTTTCTTCATCTACCAGTAAGTTTAAAAATCTTGCTGATCAACCTTACAAAGACCCTCAAATTCCAAAAAGTAATCACATTAATTCCCCCTACCCCACCCTATCCCCCCCCCAAACTGCAACACCAGCTTCTCATcccaaaaattccacaaaaacCTTGGAAAGAATCAAGAACAGTAACCATAATAAAAAGCTAAATAGGAAAAAACAAGATCCACCTCGAACAACCCCACCCCACAGGCAAATACAATCAAAATCACCATAATtgcaccccccccccccaaactgCAACACCAGCTTCTCATcccaaaaattccacaaaaacCTTGGAAAGAATCAAGAACAGTAACCATAATAAAAAGCTAAATAGGAAAAAACAAGATCCGCCTCGAACAACCCCACCCCACAGGCAAATACAATCAAAATCACCATAATTGCAAATTTGGAAAGTCACCTCAAGTCTTCCTCAAAGCTTTTCTAGGGGAGAGAGTGAGAGAGAGGAGACcagaaaaagacaaaaaaatccATCTcagaaccaaaaaaaaaaagaatctttCCGTAAAAGTTTActtctttttatctttattaCCTATGGTCTTCAGTTCATTTTTGACAATTagtccatgaatcctaatttcTAAGAAACCccggaaaagaaaaaaacttcGGAGCCATTTCAGAAAAATCACCAGTTCATCACAAACCCAGTCTCTCAAAAATACTGCTTTTCTTGGTCCATCAATCTGAATTCTCAAAAAGGAGACAAATTTCCATGAAAAATTTGCAACCCCATCTTATAAAAATCTTATCTTTTTCTGGTTTCATCTTGGTTTTCAGCTCAATTGTCAGTTGGTTAATCAATCTTGAAGTACCAAAAAGAACAgaaattt
Proteins encoded in this window:
- the LOC129876362 gene encoding G2/mitotic-specific cyclin S13-7-like, with product MAARNVLQQQNRGEAVSGALKQKNMAGAQGRNRKALGDIGNMVTVRGGVEEGKPLPQVSRPITRSFCAQLLANAQAAADNQKKSMAVNGDGPIVANGALPVKAAAAARKPAQKKAATVKPRPEVIEISPDTVEHVKENKQKKKVANDSSMKKAATLTSTLTARSKAACGLSHKPKVQIVDIDATDVNNELAVLEYVEDIYSFYKIAENESRIHDYMDSQPEISDKMRAILIDWLIEVHHKFELNQETLYLTINIVDRYLAVTTTSRRELQLVGVSAMLIASKYEEIWAPEVNDFVCISDRAYSHEQVLGMEKRILGQLEWYLTVPTPYVFLVRFIKAAVSDAQENVAVLNSCNVTSMENMVYFLAELGLMNYATNIYCSSMMAASAVYVARHVLSCSPFWNETLKLHTGFSESQLLGCAKLLVSYHMEASEHKLRVIYKKYSSSHRGAVALNPPAISLLARSS